A genome region from Cognatishimia activa includes the following:
- a CDS encoding branched-chain amino acid ABC transporter permease, with the protein MIWIDTLVQGVLLGGLYALFAAGLSLVFGIMRLVNLAHGDLIVMGAYLILVLVTLLGLSPFVALLIAMPLMFALGWVLQKFLLNRTLGDDILPPLLVTFGLSIVLQNALLEGFSADSQRLPTDALTTASVSLGPVTVGVMPLLTFASAIVVIVGLNQLFYRTSLGRAFRATSDDAVTASLMGIKPANIFATATGLALVIVAIAAIYLGLRANFDPSVGPARLIYAFEAVIIGGLGSLWGTLIGGIFIGVAQTVGAAINPEWQILSGHLAFLAVLLVRPRGLFPRAHD; encoded by the coding sequence TTGATCTGGATCGACACACTCGTTCAAGGCGTCCTGCTGGGAGGGCTCTATGCGCTCTTTGCAGCCGGGCTAAGCCTCGTTTTTGGCATCATGCGGCTGGTCAATCTGGCGCATGGGGATCTGATCGTGATGGGGGCCTATCTGATCCTCGTCCTCGTGACGCTCTTGGGGCTGTCGCCCTTTGTGGCGTTGCTGATCGCCATGCCGCTGATGTTCGCACTAGGGTGGGTGCTGCAGAAGTTCCTGCTGAACCGCACTCTGGGCGATGACATCCTGCCGCCGCTGCTGGTGACATTCGGCCTGTCGATTGTCCTGCAAAACGCATTGCTCGAAGGGTTTTCTGCCGATAGCCAACGGCTGCCGACGGATGCTCTGACCACGGCCTCTGTGTCGCTGGGGCCTGTGACTGTCGGTGTCATGCCGCTTTTGACCTTTGCCTCGGCCATCGTGGTGATCGTCGGTCTCAACCAACTGTTTTACCGCACCTCTCTGGGCCGCGCCTTCCGCGCCACCTCGGATGATGCGGTGACAGCCAGCCTCATGGGCATCAAGCCCGCCAATATCTTTGCCACCGCTACCGGGCTCGCGCTGGTCATCGTCGCCATCGCAGCGATCTACCTTGGCCTGCGCGCCAATTTCGACCCGAGCGTTGGCCCCGCGCGCCTGATCTATGCCTTTGAAGCGGTCATCATCGGAGGCCTCGGTTCGCTCTGGGGCACGCTGATCGGTGGCATCTTTATCGGCGTAGCCCAAACCGTGGGCGCGGCGATCAATCCCGAGTGGCAGATCCTCTCGGGCCATCTGGCGTTCCTCGCGGTGCTGCTTGTGCGTCCGCGTGGACTTTTCCCAAGGGCGCATGACTGA
- a CDS encoding ABC transporter ATP-binding protein — MALLATHNLTAHYGDFQALFGVDIEINEAETIAIIGANGAGKTTLMRSISGVLRNGPQMVRLEAAEIGRAPADEIMAQGVSMVPEGRKLFPSLTVEENLLIGTYGRKIDGHWTLETIYDLFPILKERRNSPGTALSGGQQQMVAIGRALMSNPRVLLCDEISLGLAPVVIKDIYKSIPKIKAAGASLIVVEQDIGQAMAVADRVYCMMEGRITLSGRPDELSRDDIHNAYFGASH; from the coding sequence ATGGCCTTGCTCGCAACCCATAATCTGACCGCCCATTATGGCGACTTCCAAGCGCTTTTTGGTGTGGATATCGAAATCAACGAGGCCGAGACCATCGCCATCATCGGCGCGAATGGGGCAGGGAAGACGACCCTCATGCGCTCGATCTCGGGCGTGCTGCGCAATGGCCCCCAGATGGTACGCCTTGAGGCCGCCGAGATCGGAAGAGCCCCCGCTGATGAGATCATGGCGCAGGGTGTTTCCATGGTGCCTGAAGGGCGCAAGCTCTTTCCGTCTTTGACCGTCGAAGAGAACCTTTTGATCGGCACCTACGGGCGTAAGATCGATGGGCATTGGACGCTTGAAACGATCTACGATCTCTTTCCGATCCTAAAAGAGCGGCGCAATTCGCCCGGCACAGCTCTGTCTGGCGGACAACAGCAGATGGTCGCGATTGGCCGCGCGTTGATGTCCAACCCTCGGGTCTTGCTCTGTGACGAGATCAGCCTCGGCCTCGCGCCGGTGGTGATCAAGGATATCTACAAGAGCATTCCCAAAATCAAAGCCGCCGGGGCCAGCCTGATCGTCGTCGAGCAAGACATCGGCCAAGCTATGGCCGTCGCGGACCGCGTCTATTGCATGATGGAAGGCCGCATCACCCTGTCGGGCCGCCCAGACGAGCTCAGCCGCGACGACATCCACAACGCATATTTCGGAGCAAGCCATTGA
- a CDS encoding branched-chain amino acid ABC transporter permease, whose protein sequence is MNTYVVETRTRASNVTALLGAALVIALILLPLYAGRSTIQDMFFILTMLVLAQFWNLLAGYGGLVSIGQQAFVGMGAYALFGGVILAGMDPVPAILLSGVAALVIAIPTAFFAFRLQGAYFAIGTWVIAEVFRLLLAQWKTLGGGTGTSLPRSATKDMWFVDAIKALLGVKTSAARDILAYWLALLLALATIGGIYWLLRTRRGLALAAVRDNTEAAKSVGVDAGRMKWMVFLTSAFGTGLAGGLIYMQKARISPDAAFSVTDWTAYVIFIVVIGGIGTIEGPILGVLIFFALQSLLADFGSWYLLSLGVLAIAIMLIAPRGIWGLISERTGLQLFPIRRRLKGGQLDNLED, encoded by the coding sequence ATGAACACCTATGTCGTAGAAACCCGCACCCGCGCGTCCAATGTGACGGCTCTGCTTGGCGCAGCCCTCGTGATCGCGCTGATCCTTCTGCCACTTTACGCAGGGCGCAGCACCATTCAGGATATGTTCTTTATCCTGACCATGCTGGTTCTGGCCCAGTTCTGGAATCTGCTTGCAGGCTACGGCGGGCTGGTGAGCATCGGCCAGCAGGCCTTTGTCGGCATGGGCGCCTATGCGCTTTTCGGAGGCGTCATTCTTGCGGGCATGGATCCGGTTCCAGCGATCCTTCTATCCGGCGTCGCAGCCTTGGTGATCGCGATCCCGACCGCCTTCTTTGCCTTCCGCCTGCAAGGGGCCTATTTCGCCATCGGCACTTGGGTCATCGCCGAAGTCTTTCGCCTTTTGCTGGCCCAATGGAAAACGCTGGGCGGGGGAACGGGCACGTCTTTGCCGCGCTCGGCCACCAAGGACATGTGGTTTGTCGATGCGATCAAAGCGCTGTTGGGCGTCAAGACGTCAGCCGCGCGTGATATTCTTGCCTATTGGCTGGCTCTGCTGCTCGCTTTGGCGACCATCGGCGGCATTTATTGGCTGCTGCGCACCCGCAGAGGCCTCGCCTTGGCCGCCGTACGCGACAACACCGAAGCCGCTAAATCCGTCGGTGTGGATGCCGGTCGCATGAAATGGATGGTCTTTCTGACCTCTGCTTTCGGAACCGGCCTCGCCGGAGGTCTCATCTATATGCAAAAGGCCCGGATCTCACCGGATGCGGCCTTCTCCGTCACCGACTGGACCGCCTATGTGATCTTTATCGTCGTGATCGGAGGCATCGGCACAATCGAAGGCCCGATCCTTGGCGTGCTGATCTTCTTTGCCCTGCAATCGCTGCTTGCGGACTTTGGCAGCTGGTATCTGCTCAGCCTTGGCGTCCTTGCGATTGCCATCATGCTTATCGCCCCGCGCGGCATCTGGGGGCTGATTTCCGAACGCACGGGGCTGCAACTTTTCCCAATTCGACGTCGCCTGAAGGGCGGCCAACTAGATAACCTGGAGGACTAA
- a CDS encoding maleylacetate reductase produces MAQALRQEDFDSVRVRDGAGLRFEVADEVARLGCTKALVLSTPQQCDLALEICEALGDAAAGVYSKAAMHTPVDVTEDALSHLSLSGADCLVAVGGGSTVGLGKALAYRTGLPQITIPTTYAGSEATPILGQTENGVKTTLTDAKVLPSVILYDPELVATLPVGMTVTSGLNAMAHAAEALYAENRTPETTNLAIQGLKDLAQGMAKVVQAPDDLDARALTQRGAWACGTVLGRVGMALHHKLCHTLGGTFDLPHADTHAIILPHAIAYNARAAADELAPITEVLGGENAGRALYDFGKSLGAPLALKSLGVTEADLDHAADLAVQKPYPNPQPVTREDIRALLQSAWAGDVPAF; encoded by the coding sequence ATGGCACAAGCGCTTAGACAAGAAGACTTTGATTCAGTGCGCGTCCGCGACGGCGCTGGACTTCGGTTTGAGGTCGCAGATGAAGTCGCCCGCCTTGGGTGCACGAAGGCCTTGGTGCTGTCGACACCCCAGCAATGCGATCTCGCGCTCGAGATTTGCGAAGCGCTTGGGGATGCCGCCGCCGGTGTCTATTCCAAGGCAGCAATGCACACGCCGGTGGATGTCACCGAGGATGCACTAAGTCATTTGTCTCTGTCCGGTGCCGATTGTTTGGTCGCAGTCGGAGGCGGGTCCACCGTTGGTTTGGGCAAGGCGCTCGCCTATCGGACGGGCCTGCCGCAGATCACGATCCCCACCACATACGCGGGTAGCGAAGCCACGCCCATTCTTGGGCAAACGGAAAACGGGGTCAAAACGACCCTCACGGACGCCAAAGTTCTGCCGAGCGTTATTCTTTACGACCCCGAACTTGTCGCCACATTGCCCGTTGGCATGACTGTAACCTCTGGTCTGAACGCGATGGCCCATGCCGCCGAAGCGCTTTATGCGGAAAACCGCACGCCCGAGACCACGAATTTGGCGATCCAAGGTTTGAAAGATCTGGCGCAGGGCATGGCGAAAGTAGTGCAAGCCCCGGACGACCTTGACGCACGCGCACTAACTCAGCGTGGGGCTTGGGCCTGCGGCACTGTGCTTGGTCGCGTTGGCATGGCGCTGCATCACAAGCTTTGCCACACATTGGGCGGGACGTTTGATCTGCCCCATGCTGATACGCATGCGATCATTCTGCCGCATGCGATTGCCTATAATGCACGCGCAGCGGCGGATGAACTTGCCCCAATCACCGAGGTCTTGGGCGGCGAGAACGCAGGGCGGGCGCTCTATGATTTTGGCAAGTCGCTTGGGGCTCCGCTGGCGCTGAAATCGCTTGGGGTCACCGAGGCCGATCTGGATCACGCGGCCGATCTCGCGGTGCAAAAACCCTATCCAAATCCACAACCCGTGACGCGCGAAGACATCCGTGCGCTGCTGCAATCAGCTTGGGCCGGAGACGTTCCGGCATTCTAA
- a CDS encoding ABC transporter ATP-binding protein, giving the protein MSILALKNVSKSFGALKVTDSASFDVPQGQALGIIGPNGAGKSTLFNLITGNLKADEGSIHFDGRDVTNVSAMERCLTGIGRSFQIPQPFEKMTVYENLLVAATHGRNQSEGEVQQACATVLEQTEMLRRANTPAGQLSLLERKRLELARAMATEPRLLLLDEIAGGLTEGECQALIQTIKDIHAQGVTIIWIEHVLHALTSVVERLLVLDFGKVIGIGDPDEIMASREVKEIYLGIDV; this is encoded by the coding sequence ATGTCGATTTTGGCGCTCAAAAACGTATCCAAAAGCTTTGGAGCCTTGAAGGTGACAGACAGCGCGAGCTTTGATGTCCCGCAGGGGCAGGCTTTGGGGATCATCGGGCCGAATGGAGCCGGGAAATCTACGCTGTTCAACCTGATCACCGGCAACCTTAAAGCGGATGAAGGTTCGATCCATTTCGATGGGCGCGACGTCACCAATGTTTCGGCGATGGAGCGCTGTCTGACGGGGATTGGGCGTTCGTTTCAAATCCCGCAACCCTTTGAGAAGATGACGGTTTATGAAAACCTTTTGGTCGCCGCCACCCATGGTCGCAACCAATCCGAGGGTGAAGTTCAGCAAGCCTGCGCCACGGTTCTTGAACAAACCGAGATGTTGCGGCGAGCGAATACACCGGCAGGGCAGCTCAGCCTTTTAGAACGCAAACGGCTAGAGCTGGCACGCGCCATGGCGACGGAACCGAGGCTCTTGCTGCTGGATGAAATCGCTGGCGGTCTGACCGAAGGTGAATGCCAAGCGCTGATCCAGACCATCAAAGACATTCACGCCCAGGGCGTCACGATCATCTGGATCGAACATGTGCTGCATGCGCTCACTTCTGTGGTCGAACGGCTCTTGGTTCTGGACTTTGGCAAGGTGATCGGCATCGGAGACCCCGACGAGATCATGGCCAGCCGCGAAGTCAAAGAAATCTATCTGGGGATTGATGTCTGA
- a CDS encoding ABC transporter substrate-binding protein, translated as MITRRKLLKTSAASGLTLAAGGLAAPALAMGAKIKLGYVSPQSGPLAAFSEADSFIINGFMNSAVGGDFEVIVKDSQSNPNRAAEVAKELILDDEIDMMLVASTPETTNPVATTCEAEEIPVISTVAPWQPYFIGQQGNPGDPGSWEPFEYSFHFFWGLEDVISVFTAMWNQLDTNKQVGGLFPNDGDGNAWGDPNVGFPPALAAQGYGLTDPGRYQNLTDDFTAQINAFKQANADIITGVPIPPDFTTFWTQMKQQGFTPKAASIGKAILFPQAVEALGDQGHNLSSEVWWSPSHPFASSLTGQSAGDLAGAYTAATGKQWTQPIGFVHALFEMAANVMGRVDDTGDADAVAEAIAATELQSIVGRIAFDGAGLPPFAAKNVAKTPLVGGQWRLKDGGGYDLVIVDNSDHPNIPTGGSMEAIS; from the coding sequence ATGATCACCAGACGTAAACTACTCAAGACATCCGCGGCGAGCGGTCTGACTCTGGCCGCCGGTGGCCTTGCCGCCCCGGCGCTGGCGATGGGCGCAAAGATCAAGCTGGGCTATGTCAGCCCGCAATCCGGTCCTTTGGCGGCATTTTCCGAGGCGGATAGCTTTATCATCAATGGCTTTATGAATTCCGCCGTCGGTGGGGATTTTGAAGTCATCGTCAAGGACAGCCAGTCCAACCCCAACCGCGCTGCCGAAGTCGCCAAAGAGCTCATCTTGGACGACGAGATCGACATGATGCTCGTGGCCTCGACGCCTGAAACAACCAACCCGGTCGCGACGACCTGTGAGGCCGAGGAAATCCCTGTGATCTCGACCGTTGCGCCGTGGCAGCCTTATTTCATTGGCCAGCAGGGCAACCCCGGCGATCCGGGATCCTGGGAGCCGTTTGAATACTCGTTCCACTTCTTCTGGGGGCTTGAGGACGTGATCTCTGTTTTCACTGCCATGTGGAACCAGCTCGATACCAACAAGCAGGTCGGCGGGCTGTTCCCGAATGACGGGGACGGCAATGCATGGGGTGATCCAAATGTTGGCTTCCCACCCGCCTTGGCCGCCCAAGGCTATGGTCTGACAGATCCGGGCCGCTATCAGAACCTGACGGATGATTTCACGGCGCAGATCAATGCCTTTAAACAGGCCAATGCCGACATCATCACAGGCGTGCCGATCCCGCCGGACTTCACCACCTTCTGGACCCAGATGAAGCAGCAGGGCTTTACGCCGAAAGCCGCCTCTATTGGCAAGGCGATCCTCTTCCCGCAAGCGGTCGAGGCGCTGGGCGATCAGGGTCATAACCTGTCTTCCGAGGTCTGGTGGTCTCCGAGCCATCCGTTCGCCTCATCCCTGACCGGCCAATCCGCCGGAGACCTCGCAGGGGCCTATACCGCAGCCACAGGCAAGCAATGGACCCAGCCGATCGGCTTTGTGCATGCGCTGTTTGAGATGGCGGCCAATGTTATGGGGCGCGTGGATGACACAGGCGACGCGGATGCTGTGGCCGAAGCCATTGCCGCAACCGAGCTGCAGTCCATCGTCGGACGTATCGCCTTTGACGGCGCAGGTCTGCCGCCGTTTGCGGCCAAGAACGTGGCGAAAACCCCGCTGGTGGGTGGCCAATGGCGTCTGAAAGACGGCGGTGGCTATGACCTCGTGATCGTGGACAATTCTGATCATCCAAACATCCCGACCGGCGGGTCGATGGAAGCGATCAGTTAA
- a CDS encoding LysR family transcriptional regulator yields the protein MQIDPNHLRILAAIVDEGGLSEGALALGKTQPSLSRVVSNLEQRLNEPLFEKGRRPLRPTELGRRLADEGRAIHLATQAAEDIVDRFTRGQAGSVRVAGSPIFMDGVISNIIAGFQQNHPDVRVDQSYGYASELIDRLELGTIDLGICPMLDEDVPEGFEFRPFLKGRNVIACSAGHPLARKKSLRLEDISEYPWITQPAGSPLYQDLRDVLRSIGITDFKVSYSGGSLSSIITILAGSDAMTVLPYSVVFMHPGKVIHALPIRIQHPKRELGLLMKTENDRTPAVRQFVKNVSLQFQSLSRAITERQRTEVWRA from the coding sequence ATGCAAATAGACCCAAACCATCTCAGAATACTTGCAGCCATCGTCGATGAAGGCGGACTGAGCGAAGGCGCGCTGGCCCTGGGCAAGACACAACCCAGCCTCTCGCGGGTGGTGTCCAACCTTGAACAGCGGCTGAATGAACCCCTGTTTGAGAAAGGGCGTCGCCCCCTAAGACCCACGGAACTCGGACGCAGGCTGGCCGATGAAGGACGCGCCATTCATCTGGCGACCCAAGCCGCCGAAGACATAGTGGACCGCTTCACGCGCGGGCAGGCAGGCAGCGTGCGCGTGGCGGGGTCTCCGATTTTCATGGATGGGGTGATTTCCAATATCATCGCCGGGTTTCAGCAAAACCATCCCGACGTGCGTGTGGATCAAAGCTATGGGTACGCGTCAGAACTGATAGACCGGTTGGAGCTGGGCACGATTGATTTGGGCATATGCCCGATGCTGGATGAGGATGTGCCAGAGGGGTTTGAATTTCGTCCCTTCCTTAAGGGGCGAAATGTGATCGCCTGTAGCGCGGGGCATCCGCTCGCGCGCAAAAAGAGCCTGCGACTGGAGGATATCTCGGAATACCCGTGGATCACCCAACCTGCTGGAAGTCCTTTGTATCAAGACTTGCGCGATGTGTTGCGCAGCATCGGGATCACTGATTTCAAAGTGAGTTATTCGGGTGGGTCCCTGTCGTCGATCATAACAATTCTCGCGGGCTCGGACGCTATGACCGTCTTGCCCTATTCGGTGGTCTTCATGCACCCTGGCAAGGTCATCCACGCGCTGCCGATCCGCATTCAGCATCCAAAACGCGAACTTGGCCTGCTGATGAAAACGGAAAATGACCGAACGCCAGCGGTCCGACAGTTCGTCAAAAATGTATCGCTTCAGTTTCAAAGCCTGTCTCGCGCCATCACCGAGCGCCAACGCACGGAAGTGTGGAGAGCTTAG